A window of Tursiops truncatus isolate mTurTru1 chromosome 8, mTurTru1.mat.Y, whole genome shotgun sequence contains these coding sequences:
- the OR10A3 gene encoding LOW QUALITY PROTEIN: olfactory receptor 10A3 (The sequence of the model RefSeq protein was modified relative to this genomic sequence to represent the inferred CDS: deleted 2 bases in 1 codon), translating to MKRQNQSSVVEFILSGFSNFPELQGQLFGVFLVDYLVTLMGNAIIIVIISLEQRLYVPMYLFLLNLSVVHVSFSAVIMPEMLVALSNEKSMITFAGCFAQTYFILLFGGTECFLGAMAYDQFAAICRPLSYPMIMNKRVFMKLVIFSWVSGIMVATVQTSWVFSFPFCGPNEINHLFCETPPRLELACADILLFEIYAFTGEISVIGQKCPQHLSNNI from the exons atgaaaaggcaaaaccaaaGCTCTGTGGTTGAATTCATCCTCTCGGGCTTTTCTAATTTTCCTGAACTCCAAGGGCagctctttggggttttcttggtTGATTACCTGGTGACTCTGATGGGAAATGCCATCATTATAGTCATCATTTCCCTGGAACAGCGCTTATACGTTCCCATGTATTTGTTTCTCCTGAACTTGTCTGTGGTGCATGTGAGTTTCAGTGCAGTCATTATGCCTGAAATGCTGGTGGCCCTCTCcaatgaa aaaagtatgatcACCTTTGCAGGCTGTTTTGCACAGAcgtatttcattcttctttttggTGGGACCGAATGTTTTCTGGGGGCAATGGCTTATGACCAATTTGCTGCAATCTGCCGTCCTCTGAGCTACCCAATGATTATGAACAAAAGGGTTTTCATGAAATTAGTTATATTCTCATGGGTCTCAGGGATCATGGTGGCTACTGTGCAGACCTCATGGGTTTTTAGTTTTCCCTTCTGTGGCCCCAATGAAATTAATCATCTTTTCTGTGAGACTCCCCCAAGGCTAGAGCTTGCATGTGCAGACATCCTTTTATTTGAAATCTATGCATTCACTGGTGAAATTTCTGTTATAGGGCAAAAATGCCCTCAACATTTGTCAaacaatatatga
- the NLRP10 gene encoding LOW QUALITY PROTEIN: NACHT, LRR and PYD domains-containing protein 10 (The sequence of the model RefSeq protein was modified relative to this genomic sequence to represent the inferred CDS: inserted 6 bases in 5 codons; deleted 5 bases in 3 codons; substituted 2 bases at 2 genomic stop codons) has translation MRTRADYGEMYREHVHGLEERQEGGIXGGYNQLLLVATPSSGSPASSACLPQXHCDSVTVEALLDPGGKSSQVPPIVVLQGSAGMGKTTLAXKMVLDWTTGTLYPGQLDDVFYVSCREVVLLPEGRLDQLLFWRCGENQAPITETLRQLEWLLFILDDCDELQRPFAERVTTPRSSPTEDVLHLLLGRNANAPRSALLVTTRVLALXNLESLLREPPHVHILXEKPERRRYFNSYFTDKEQARNALDIVQRNDVLTKPCQVPGICCVVCSWLKGQMEQGREVLEMPGNCTDIFTAYVSTFLPHSAPGVCSEPTRDKVLRXLCPLAAEGIVFEEGDVRKHSLDGLSLAAFVSSNSYQEGLDIKKYSFYRISLXEFFHAMSYLVEEDRSQLAGGGGECCREVNRLLDEKKQTGGEAMALSMQFLLDISKKEGSSNWELKFCLKISPSIKQDLKCLKERVDSIKHFRTWDLEFSLYGSKVKGLIKGVRMSDVSFKMEHFSEKKFHRRNSFSVKISLSNGQKEKKYPIVGKSNRAGIQKSASSGKGRGTEELETRGLGATGRGAEKWGQ, from the exons ATGCGCACTCG TGCAGATTATGGAGAAATGTACCGAGAGCATGTGCACGGCCTAGAGGAGCGGCAAGAAGGGGGCA AGGGCGGCTACAACCAGCTGCTCCTGGTGGCCACGCCCAGCTCAGGGAGCCCAGCGTCATCAGCCTGTCTGCCCC CCCACTGTGACTCTGTTACAGTGGAGGCTCTGTTAGATCCAGGGGGAAAGTCCTCCCAGGTCCCACCCATAGTGGTGCTACAGGGGTCGGCTGGCATGGGAAAGACAACACTGG AGAAAATGGTGCTGGACTGGACCACTGGCACCCTGTATCCGGGCCAGTTGGATGATGTCTTTTATGTGAGCTGCAGAGAAGTGGTCCTGCTGCCGGAGGGCAGACTGGACCAGCTCCTCTTCTGGCGTTGTGGGGAAAATCAAGCTCCCATCACAGAGACTCTGAGGCAGCTGGAATGGCTCCTGTTCATCCTGGATGACTGTGATGAGCTGCAGAGG CCCTTTGCAGAGAGGGTGACGACGCCGAGGTCCAGTCCCACGGAGGATGTGCTGCACCTTCTGTTGGGGAGGAATGCTAATGCTCCCAGGTCCGCCCTTCTCGTCACCACCCGGGTGCTGGCTTTGTGAAATCTGGAGTCCTTGCTGAGAGAACCACCCCATGTCCACATCCT AGAGAAGCCTGAGAGGAGGAGGTATTTCAACTCCTACTTCACAGATAAGGAGCAAGCCAGAAATGCCCTTGACATTGTACAAAGAAATGATGTT CTAACAAAGCCATGTCAGGTTCCAGGCATTTGCTGCGTGGTCTGCTCCTGGCTGAAGGGGCAGATGGAGCAAGGCAGAGAGGTCTTGGAGATGCCTGGTAATTGTACTGACATCTTCACGGCCTACGTCTCCACCTTCCTGCCCCACAGTGCCCCTGGGGTCTGCTCTGAGCCTACCCGGGACAAGGTCCTGA GGCTGTGCCCCTTGGCAGCTGAGGGCATCGTGTTTGAAGAAGGTGACGTCAGGAAGCACAGTTTAGATGGGCTCAGCCTTGCTGCTTTCGTGAGCAGCAACAGCTACCAAGAGGGACTTGACATCAAGAAGTACAGCTTTTACCGCATTAGCTTATAGGAATTTTTTCATGCCATGTCCTACCTGGTGGAAGAGGACCGGAGCCagctggcggggggtgggggagagtgcTGCAGAGAAGTGAATAGGCTGCTAGATGAAAAGAAGCAGACAGGGGGTGAGGCGATGGCCCTCAGTATGCAGTTTTTATTGGACATATCGAAAAAAGAGGGCTCCTCGAACTGGGAGCTAAAGTTCTGCCTCAAAATTTCTCCCTCGATAAAGCAGGATCTGAAGTGCCTCAAAGAACGAGTGGATTCCATAAAGCATTTCAGGACTTGGGATTTGGAATTCTCCCTGTATGGATCTAAAGTAAAGGGTTTGATAAAGGGTGTTCGGATGAGTGATGTATCGTTTAAGATGGAACAT TTCAGTGAAAAGAAATTCCATAGAAGGAACTCATTTTCTGTCAAAATCAGCTTGAGTAATGGaca aaaggagaaaaaatatccaATTGTGGGCAAAAGTAATAGAGCAGGGATCCAAAAGTCAGCGTCTAGTGGAAAAGGCAGAGGGACAGAGGAACTAGAGACAAGGGGATTAGGAGCAACAGGACGTGGGGCAGAGAAGTGGGGACAGTAG
- the EIF3F gene encoding eukaryotic translation initiation factor 3 subunit F codes for MATPAVPPSTPPATPTETPAAASDPAPAPSPASVSAPAPAPVPAPTPAPASSSDPAAAAATTAAPGQTPASAPAPAQAPAQSLPGPALPGPFPGGRVVRLHPVILASIVDSYERRNEGAARVIGTLLGTVDKHSVEVTNCFSVPHNESEDEVAVDMEFAKNMYELHKKVSPNELILGWYATGHDITEHSVLIHEYYSREAPNPIHLTVDTSLQNGRMSIKAYVSTLMGVPGRTMGVMFTPLTVKYAYYDTERIGVDLIMKTCFSPNRVIGLSSDLQQVGGASARIQDALSTVLQYAEDVLSGKVSADNTVGRFLMSLVNQVPKIVPEDFETMLNSNINDLLMVTYLANLTQSQIALNEKLVNL; via the exons ATGGCCACACCGGCGGTACCGCCGAGCACGCCTCCCGCCACCCCAACCGAAACCCCGGCTGCGGCCTCAGACCCGGCCCCGGCTCCATCCCCAGCCTCAGTCTCAGCGCCGGCTCCAGCGCCGGTTCCTGCTCCAACGCCGGCTCCAGCCTCATCCTCAGACCCGGCGGCAGCAGCGGCTACGACCGCAGCTCCGGGCCAGACCCCGGCCTCAGCGCCAGCCCCAGCGCAGGCCCCGGCACAGTCGCTGCCTGGCCCGGCTCTCCCAGGCCCCTTCCCTGGCGGCCGCGTGGTCCGGCTGCACCCGGTCATTTTGGCCTCCATCGTGGACAGCTACGAGCGACGCAACGAGGGCGCTGCCCGAGTCATCGGGACCCTGCTGG GAACCGTTGACAAGCACTCAGTGGAAGTCACCAACTGCTTTTCAGTGCCGCACAATGAGTCAGAAGATGAG GTGGCTGTTGACATGGAATTTGCTAAGAACATGTATGAATTGCACAAGAAAGTCTCTCCAAATGAGCTCATCCTGGGCTG GTATGCTACGGGCCATGACATCACAGAGCACTCCGTGCTGATCCACGAGTACTACAGCCGGGAAGCCCCCAACCCCATTCACCTCACAGTGGACACGAGCCTGCAGAACGGCCGCATGAGCATTAAGGCCTACGTCAG CACTTTAATGGGTGTTCCTGGGAGGACCATGGGGGTGATGTTCACCCCTCTGACAGTGAAATACGCATATTACGACACTGAACGCATTGGAG TTGACCTGATCATGAAGACCTGTTTTAGCCCCAACCGGGTAATCGGCCTCTCCAGTGACTTGCAGCAAGTGGGAGGGGCATCGGCCCGCATCCAGGATGCCCTCAGCACAGTGTTGCAGTATGCGGAGGACGTGCTG TCTGGAAAGGTGTCAGCTGACAATACCGTGGGCcgcttcttgatgagtctggttaaccAAGTACCCAAAATAGTTCCTGAGGACTTCGAGACCATGCTCAACAGCAACATCAAC GACCTGCTGATGGTGACGTACCTGGCCAATCTCACGCAGTCACAGATTGCCCTCAATGAGAAACTTGTGAACCTGTGA